From one Desulfobaculum xiamenense genomic stretch:
- a CDS encoding tetratricopeptide repeat protein, with the protein MTHASSSPTEFVLVSTQRSGSAFVASILDALPGASVGPEVFLGLGMHSPENFYRYWAGMIRADERCLAPPRFAEVIDAYLDGFYSRAESASAVGFCLKYDQIPLVPGLLDALERRGVKVVHLVRENVLETLVSSVRSRERVAHGGRAHGDGPQPPERVRLRAQGLCDALAGRIREIGEWRETLSRRFECHELTLERAVCGRSDAGSMNPKPLREVCAFLGIEVGERPPRTTLRSSAARPLAELVDNADEIRAALSGTDYGHLLDPCGTLARPALRPGTDFGQWHAMCASLNRAEAMLAVGRGREAAVLLSGVRRMYPDEPAAAVALGAVYEHTGDLGRSASMYRIALHLDPWDAIAASRLRALTPGSLENASS; encoded by the coding sequence ACGCCCTGCCTGGGGCGAGCGTGGGGCCGGAGGTCTTTTTGGGCCTTGGCATGCATTCTCCGGAGAATTTCTACCGCTACTGGGCAGGCATGATCCGCGCCGACGAACGCTGCCTTGCGCCGCCGCGCTTCGCCGAGGTCATCGACGCCTATCTCGACGGATTCTACTCCCGTGCGGAGAGCGCATCCGCCGTTGGTTTTTGCCTCAAGTACGACCAGATTCCCCTTGTGCCCGGCCTGCTCGACGCCCTTGAGCGGCGCGGGGTGAAGGTTGTGCACCTCGTGCGGGAGAACGTGCTGGAGACGCTCGTCTCCTCGGTGCGCAGCCGCGAGCGCGTGGCCCATGGTGGCAGGGCGCATGGCGATGGCCCCCAGCCGCCGGAGCGGGTGCGCCTGCGGGCGCAGGGCCTGTGCGACGCCCTTGCCGGACGCATCAGGGAGATCGGGGAGTGGCGGGAGACCCTGTCCCGGCGTTTCGAGTGCCACGAATTGACACTTGAGCGCGCCGTGTGCGGGCGTTCCGACGCCGGAAGCATGAATCCGAAGCCCCTGCGGGAGGTGTGCGCCTTTCTCGGTATCGAGGTCGGGGAGCGGCCGCCGCGTACGACCCTGCGCAGCAGTGCGGCGCGTCCCCTCGCGGAGTTGGTGGACAATGCCGATGAGATTCGCGCGGCCCTTTCCGGTACGGACTACGGGCATCTGCTCGACCCCTGCGGCACGCTGGCGCGGCCCGCGTTGCGTCCGGGGACGGATTTCGGTCAGTGGCACGCCATGTGCGCCAGCCTCAACAGGGCGGAGGCCATGCTTGCCGTCGGTCGCGGGCGCGAGGCCGCCGTGCTACTGAGCGGCGTGCGCAGAATGTATCCGGATGAGCCGGCTGCCGCCGTGGCCCTTGGCGCGGTGTACGAGCACACGGGCGATCTGGGCCGTAGCGCGAGCATGTACCGCATAGCCCTGCATCTGGACCCGTGGGACGCCATTGCCGCGTCGCGGTTGCGGGCGCTGACGCCGGGCAGTCTGGAGAACGCTTCATCGTGA
- a CDS encoding glycosyltransferase family 4 protein gives MRILLISHELPPVGGGGANATANLAREMARGGDAVTVLTGRFRGQPAREERDGYAVVRVPVLRRRMDRSSPPEMATFALSAGLRALVGLERPDVAVAFFGFPAGPVAAVLRALRGVPYVVSLRGGDVPGHQPAQLATAHRLLRPALVRLWRSAAAVVAPSHGLAALARRSAPELDVHVVPNGVSCEVFAPPAVSTDEGTALRLLYAGRLGAEKGLGILPSVLARLDGLPWILDIVGDGPERARLRTAFDAAGFDGRVRFRGWLGREAMPDAYRATDVFLFPSSGEGMPNTVLEAMASGLPVVAVRATGTDEVVVDGETGFLCDAGDAMGLARCVDVLAADRGLRLCMGQAARQRAARDFSWRRGAETYAELCRAAVREALPHMA, from the coding sequence GTGAGAATCCTGCTGATCAGCCACGAGCTGCCCCCGGTGGGGGGCGGCGGCGCAAACGCCACGGCCAACCTCGCCCGTGAGATGGCGCGGGGCGGGGACGCCGTTACCGTGCTCACCGGGCGCTTCCGGGGCCAGCCCGCGCGGGAGGAGCGCGACGGCTACGCCGTGGTCCGCGTTCCGGTCCTGCGGCGGCGCATGGACCGCTCTTCGCCGCCGGAGATGGCGACTTTCGCCCTGTCGGCGGGCCTGCGGGCGCTGGTGGGGCTGGAGCGCCCCGACGTTGCCGTGGCGTTCTTCGGGTTTCCGGCCGGTCCTGTGGCTGCGGTCCTGCGTGCGCTACGTGGAGTGCCCTATGTCGTGTCCCTGCGCGGGGGCGACGTGCCGGGGCATCAGCCCGCGCAGCTCGCCACGGCGCATCGGTTGTTGCGACCGGCACTCGTGAGGCTGTGGCGCTCTGCCGCGGCGGTGGTGGCACCGAGTCACGGGCTGGCCGCGCTGGCGCGGCGTAGCGCACCAGAGCTTGACGTGCATGTGGTGCCCAATGGCGTGTCCTGCGAGGTCTTCGCGCCGCCCGCCGTTTCGACCGACGAGGGCACCGCGCTGCGTCTTCTCTACGCGGGACGGCTCGGCGCGGAGAAGGGCTTGGGCATCCTGCCGTCCGTCCTTGCGCGGCTCGACGGTCTGCCGTGGATTCTCGACATCGTGGGCGACGGTCCCGAGCGTGCGCGGTTGCGGACGGCCTTCGACGCCGCAGGGTTCGATGGCCGGGTGCGCTTTCGCGGCTGGCTTGGGCGCGAGGCCATGCCGGACGCCTACCGTGCGACGGATGTCTTTCTCTTTCCGTCGAGCGGGGAGGGCATGCCGAACACGGTTCTCGAAGCCATGGCCAGCGGGCTCCCCGTGGTGGCCGTGCGCGCAACGGGTACGGACGAGGTCGTCGTCGATGGCGAGACGGGATTTCTGTGCGACGCTGGCGACGCTATGGGCCTTGCCCGGTGTGTCGACGTCCTCGCTGCCGACCGGGGGCTGCGCCTTTGCATGGGACAGGCTGCACGCCAGCGCGCGGCAAGGGATTTCTCGTGGCGAAGAGGCGCCGAAACCTACGCTGAATTGTGCCGGGCCGCAGTCCGGGAAGCCTTGCCCCATATGGCCTGA
- a CDS encoding ATP-grasp domain-containing protein has protein sequence MRVLVPTAGRRNILLDAVRRCPQVTRLVTTEVDFTAPGVVSADVCYRVPRSADPAYIAALERIIRRERISHVLPLADLDLVGLAGCRERFAALGAALVAVPDATIDLCMDKWASHTMLEGLGVPVPHTVRLDELPPDGHGATYPACLKPRHAGMKNSPWYFFARLAGPQDLAAQRTRCAGREGDYLVQEHLEGRMEINVDFFARAGSLRRLVTLHRRGFGAGGGITRGTTIPCDPRIKTMTETIVSALHYDGPGNFQVWRDDAGGLAVTEINPRFSNSSALVCIPAGENYFELLFRMLGGEDVPPRFDAYELLTVTCAYAPVVVREDALVDPFA, from the coding sequence ATGCGCGTACTCGTTCCCACCGCAGGACGCCGAAACATCCTTCTTGATGCCGTGCGGCGTTGTCCGCAGGTGACGCGGCTGGTCACCACCGAGGTGGACTTCACCGCGCCGGGAGTCGTCTCCGCCGACGTGTGCTACCGCGTGCCGCGCTCGGCCGATCCCGCCTACATCGCCGCGCTGGAGCGCATCATCCGGCGCGAGCGCATCTCCCATGTCCTCCCGCTGGCGGACCTCGACCTCGTGGGCCTTGCCGGATGCCGGGAGCGCTTCGCTGCGCTTGGCGCGGCGCTGGTGGCCGTGCCGGACGCGACCATCGACCTGTGCATGGACAAGTGGGCGAGCCACACCATGCTCGAAGGCCTTGGCGTTCCGGTTCCGCATACCGTGCGCCTCGACGAGTTGCCGCCGGACGGCCATGGCGCGACGTATCCGGCCTGCCTCAAGCCGCGTCACGCCGGGATGAAGAACTCGCCGTGGTACTTCTTTGCGCGGCTTGCCGGGCCGCAGGACCTCGCGGCGCAGCGCACGCGCTGTGCCGGGCGCGAGGGGGACTACCTCGTGCAGGAGCACCTTGAGGGGCGCATGGAGATCAACGTGGATTTCTTCGCCCGCGCGGGCAGCCTGCGGCGGTTGGTGACCCTGCACCGGCGGGGCTTCGGAGCCGGTGGCGGCATCACGCGCGGCACCACCATCCCCTGTGATCCGCGCATCAAGACCATGACCGAGACCATCGTGAGCGCGTTGCACTACGACGGACCGGGGAATTTTCAGGTCTGGCGCGACGACGCCGGCGGGCTTGCCGTCACCGAGATCAATCCGCGCTTTTCCAATTCCTCGGCGCTGGTCTGCATTCCCGCCGGGGAGAACTATTTCGAGCTGCTGTTTCGGATGCTTGGCGGGGAGGACGTGCCGCCACGCTTTGACGCCTACGAGCTCTTGACGGTGACCTGCGCCTACGCGCCGGTGGTGGTGCGGGAGGACGCGCTGGTCGATCCCTTTGCCTAG